Proteins from a genomic interval of Croceicoccus naphthovorans:
- a CDS encoding DUF4331 family protein, protein MTHSCKSALRKAARIAPATLAAVLLTACGGDGDGKDDPVMMPSPSPSPSPTATPTPTAYDVTACLTQEVAPGVSVADLVVPDTLTLNLAAASGFPNGRQLPDPVIDVTLAVIFLDLSVHGPTTLAEVPVNPPGNDVQYQPVFPYLASAQGSPPLPTTGATSFDFRTDAPSAYIRVDRMGMPAVATALIGSDQKTAYNDADPVDDANGDFVPELTEQLTGLTNALADDLVGLGLTPCATPAG, encoded by the coding sequence ATGACCCATTCCTGCAAAAGCGCGCTGCGCAAGGCCGCAAGGATCGCGCCGGCAACTCTCGCCGCAGTTCTTCTGACTGCCTGTGGCGGCGATGGGGACGGCAAGGACGACCCGGTCATGATGCCAAGTCCGTCCCCGTCACCTTCGCCCACCGCAACGCCGACGCCCACCGCCTATGACGTTACGGCCTGCCTTACGCAGGAAGTCGCGCCGGGGGTATCGGTGGCAGACCTTGTCGTGCCCGATACGCTGACGCTGAATCTGGCAGCGGCATCGGGTTTCCCCAACGGACGGCAATTGCCCGATCCGGTGATCGACGTGACATTGGCGGTGATCTTTTTGGACCTCAGCGTGCATGGTCCGACGACGCTGGCCGAGGTGCCGGTGAACCCGCCCGGCAACGATGTGCAGTACCAGCCTGTGTTCCCCTATCTGGCTTCGGCACAAGGCAGTCCGCCGTTGCCGACAACGGGTGCAACATCGTTCGATTTCCGCACGGATGCGCCATCGGCCTACATACGCGTGGACCGAATGGGCATGCCCGCCGTGGCAACCGCACTGATCGGATCGGACCAGAAGACGGCCTATAACGATGCCGATCCGGTGGACGATGCCAACGGCGACTTCGTGCCCGAACTGACCGAGCAATTGACCGGCCTGACGAATGCATTGGCCGACGATCTGGTCGGACTGGGACTAACCCCTTGCGCGACTCCTGCGGGATGA
- a CDS encoding tetratricopeptide repeat protein — translation MRHAPDEWLRGESLAAALMAEFSLSGDYATLAEAGDVLREARADAIAGSGPWLREAAFAMTVHDLDAARLAIDNALQSAVPLPAGDRAEIIAMRGDMALYRGDMDRAAGHYAEATRLQAGSTAFRQAMLARMQGRFDDAIALFGQAAREGSGTPLAQAHIALQLGATESARGRYDAARLWYDVAERLLPGHPLIALYRAEAQALAGDISGAAKAMEGVADRYRWPEAMDALAMLYRAQGNRERSSAWSDRASEIWERRMHLVPSAARFHMAEHALAFGEATQALALAQQELRSRPYAEARILLANALMANGRPEEAVTHLRRAEDSGWRSAPMYAALAQANAMLGKIDAAEQARNKAEALNPRIFDGERMLVWFAHG, via the coding sequence GTGCGTCATGCGCCCGACGAATGGCTGCGGGGGGAATCGCTTGCCGCCGCCCTGATGGCCGAATTTTCACTGAGTGGCGATTATGCGACGCTTGCCGAAGCGGGAGACGTCCTCCGAGAGGCGCGGGCCGATGCGATTGCCGGTTCGGGGCCGTGGCTTCGCGAGGCGGCCTTCGCGATGACCGTGCACGATCTCGACGCGGCACGGCTGGCGATCGACAATGCCTTGCAGTCTGCAGTCCCATTGCCTGCCGGAGATCGCGCGGAGATCATCGCGATGCGCGGCGACATGGCGCTCTATCGCGGCGACATGGACCGTGCGGCAGGGCATTACGCAGAAGCCACCCGATTGCAGGCCGGCTCCACCGCGTTTCGACAGGCGATGCTGGCCAGAATGCAGGGGCGGTTCGACGATGCCATCGCACTGTTTGGGCAAGCCGCGCGGGAAGGCTCCGGCACGCCGCTGGCACAAGCACACATCGCGTTGCAATTGGGCGCGACCGAAAGCGCCAGAGGTCGATACGACGCCGCGCGCCTTTGGTACGATGTGGCCGAACGATTGCTGCCCGGCCATCCTCTAATCGCATTGTACAGGGCGGAAGCGCAGGCCTTGGCCGGAGATATTTCCGGCGCGGCCAAGGCGATGGAAGGCGTGGCCGACCGCTACCGATGGCCCGAAGCCATGGACGCGCTCGCCATGCTCTATCGTGCACAAGGCAACCGAGAGCGAAGCAGCGCCTGGTCGGACCGGGCGAGCGAAATTTGGGAACGCCGCATGCATTTGGTACCCAGCGCGGCGCGGTTCCACATGGCGGAGCATGCGCTGGCCTTTGGTGAAGCCACGCAGGCGCTTGCCCTTGCCCAGCAGGAATTGCGTAGCCGCCCCTATGCGGAGGCGCGGATTCTTTTGGCCAATGCCCTGATGGCCAACGGCCGTCCCGAAGAAGCCGTGACACATTTGCGTCGCGCCGAAGACAGCGGCTGGCGCAGCGCGCCGATGTATGCGGCTTTGGCGCAAGCCAACGCGATGCTCGGCAAGATCGATGCGGCAGAGCAGGCTCGAAACAAGGCGGAGGCGCTCAACCCGCGCATCTTCGATGGCGAACGGATGCTGGTCTGGTTCGCGCATGGATAG
- a CDS encoding cupin domain-containing protein: MSQAINIAKAQEAIEDLWSPKVLGRVNDQYVKAARVQGSLTWHKHDNEDELFLVTKGRLKIEIEGQDTVCLGPGEFFVVPKGVMHNPIADDECWIVLIETVSTKHTGDVVIDRTRSIDEQLA; this comes from the coding sequence ATGTCTCAAGCTATCAATATCGCAAAAGCGCAGGAGGCGATTGAAGATCTCTGGTCGCCCAAGGTCCTGGGCCGCGTCAACGATCAGTACGTGAAGGCAGCGAGAGTCCAGGGCAGCCTGACCTGGCACAAACATGACAACGAAGACGAGCTGTTCCTTGTCACGAAGGGGCGACTGAAGATTGAGATCGAGGGGCAGGACACTGTTTGTCTGGGCCCAGGCGAATTTTTCGTGGTGCCTAAGGGCGTTATGCATAATCCCATCGCAGACGATGAGTGTTGGATAGTGCTCATCGAGACAGTGAGCACTAAGCATACTGGCGATGTCGTCATAGATCGGACTCGATCCATCGACGAGCAGTTGGCCTAG
- a CDS encoding DUF4331 family protein yields the protein MQHWKKVTLAGGGLAMAAGAALLVPGLSTLAADHLDPPARTDPSVDPTPDRAADIADLYAWHTDTSVILALTFAGPQATSQPGTYDRDVLYTINLSNADPRTTADIPIRVRFGPGNVAGSYGVSIGGIPGVSGSLSGAVETNLTKDGVTARAGLFDDPFFFDLQGFKDTAATGTLSFDATRDFFAGQNLTGVVIEIPKDRIANGDNPVDVWATTARFGGQL from the coding sequence ATGCAACATTGGAAAAAAGTCACGCTAGCGGGAGGGGGACTGGCGATGGCCGCCGGGGCGGCATTGCTCGTACCCGGGCTCTCTACGCTGGCCGCCGACCACCTTGATCCGCCGGCGCGAACCGACCCCTCGGTCGATCCAACTCCGGACCGCGCGGCGGATATTGCCGATCTCTACGCATGGCATACCGATACTTCGGTGATCCTTGCGCTTACCTTCGCGGGCCCGCAGGCAACCAGCCAGCCCGGCACCTATGACCGCGACGTCCTCTACACGATCAACCTGTCCAATGCTGACCCGCGCACGACGGCGGACATTCCGATCCGGGTCCGGTTCGGTCCGGGCAATGTCGCAGGAAGTTACGGTGTGAGCATAGGTGGCATTCCCGGTGTCAGCGGTTCGCTGTCGGGTGCAGTCGAGACCAACCTGACGAAAGATGGCGTCACCGCGCGTGCGGGCCTGTTCGACGATCCGTTCTTCTTCGATCTGCAAGGGTTCAAGGACACTGCCGCGACCGGCACGCTCAGCTTTGACGCCACCCGCGATTTCTTCGCGGGTCAGAACCTGACGGGCGTCGTGATCGAAATCCCCAAGGATCGCATCGCCAACGGCGACAACCCGGTGGACGTCTGGGCGACCACCGCACGTTTCGGAGGACAGCTGTGA
- a CDS encoding ABC-F family ATP-binding cassette domain-containing protein, translated as MLTIDGITVRLGGRPILERASATIPQGARVGLIGRNGAGKSTLMKAVIGDIEPDDGQIGKPSRARIGYIAQEAPDGSITPEEAVLAADVERARLLEEAETCTDIDRLGDVHERLLAIDAYSAPARAAKILNGLGFDEDMQRRPLSSFSGGWKMRVALGALLFSEPDILLLDEPSNHLDLEATLWLENFLKSYPATLLVISHERDLLNNVVDHILHLQGGQLTLYAGGYDAFEKQRAERAAQLASAKAAQDAQRARLQDYVARNSARASTAKQAQARAKMLAKMQPIVALMEDPSLSFEFPSPGELRSPMISLDGAAVAYGDAPPILRRLNMRIDADDRIALLGRNGNGKTTLARLLSAQLLPVEGGMAAPGKLKVGYFTQYQVEELASEATPVELMSRAMEGKTPAAVRAQLGRFGFSGPRATTQVEKLSGGERARLALALITRDAPHLLILDEPTNHLDVDAREALVQALNDYSGAVILISHDRHMVELTADRLVLVDGGTAREYTGSMDDYIDFVLGRSKPKKETKSGSAKAATTDSTKTRAKVRFLKLELAAAEKAMNRLQDSLNEIDQAMYEPAKAPASLVNTSMSDLLARRAEVSDQLARAEAEWLALGEQLEMLEPA; from the coding sequence ATGCTTACCATCGACGGCATCACCGTCCGGCTTGGCGGCCGGCCCATTCTCGAACGCGCGAGTGCAACGATCCCGCAGGGCGCGCGGGTCGGGCTGATCGGTCGTAACGGGGCCGGCAAATCGACTCTGATGAAAGCCGTCATCGGCGACATCGAGCCGGACGATGGCCAGATTGGCAAACCGTCGCGGGCGCGGATCGGCTATATCGCGCAAGAAGCGCCCGATGGCTCGATCACGCCAGAGGAAGCGGTTCTGGCGGCCGATGTCGAACGCGCGCGGCTGCTGGAAGAAGCGGAAACCTGCACCGACATCGATCGCCTTGGCGATGTGCACGAACGTCTGCTTGCCATCGACGCCTATAGTGCCCCCGCGCGGGCGGCCAAGATCCTGAACGGCCTTGGTTTCGACGAGGATATGCAGCGCCGACCGCTATCCAGTTTCTCGGGCGGCTGGAAAATGCGGGTGGCACTGGGTGCGCTGCTTTTTTCCGAGCCCGACATTCTGCTGCTCGACGAGCCTTCGAACCATCTCGACCTCGAGGCAACGCTGTGGCTTGAAAATTTCCTGAAGTCCTATCCCGCAACGCTGCTCGTCATCAGTCACGAGCGCGATCTGCTCAACAACGTCGTCGACCACATTCTGCATCTGCAAGGCGGTCAGCTCACGCTCTATGCCGGCGGCTATGACGCCTTCGAGAAGCAGCGTGCCGAACGGGCCGCGCAACTGGCGTCGGCCAAGGCAGCGCAAGATGCCCAGCGGGCACGCCTGCAGGACTATGTGGCTCGGAACAGCGCGCGCGCCTCTACCGCCAAGCAAGCTCAAGCCCGTGCCAAGATGCTGGCCAAGATGCAGCCGATCGTCGCGCTGATGGAAGATCCCTCGCTCAGCTTCGAGTTTCCATCGCCGGGGGAACTGCGCTCACCGATGATCTCGCTCGACGGGGCGGCGGTGGCCTATGGCGATGCGCCGCCCATTCTGCGCCGGTTGAACATGCGGATCGATGCGGATGACAGGATCGCGCTGCTGGGCCGCAACGGCAACGGCAAGACCACGCTGGCCCGGCTGTTGTCGGCGCAACTCCTACCCGTCGAAGGCGGCATGGCAGCGCCGGGCAAGCTGAAAGTGGGTTATTTCACCCAATACCAGGTGGAGGAGCTGGCAAGCGAGGCAACGCCGGTCGAACTGATGAGCCGCGCGATGGAAGGCAAGACACCCGCAGCGGTGCGAGCGCAGCTTGGACGCTTCGGATTTTCCGGCCCGCGCGCCACGACGCAGGTCGAAAAGCTTTCGGGCGGGGAACGCGCCCGGCTCGCCCTTGCGCTCATCACCCGCGATGCACCGCACCTGCTGATCCTTGATGAACCTACCAACCACCTTGACGTCGATGCACGCGAAGCGCTGGTTCAGGCGCTGAACGACTATTCGGGCGCCGTGATCCTGATCAGCCACGACCGGCACATGGTGGAACTGACGGCGGACCGGCTGGTGCTGGTCGATGGGGGGACCGCGCGCGAATATACTGGCAGCATGGACGATTACATCGACTTCGTGCTGGGTCGGAGCAAGCCGAAGAAAGAGACTAAGTCAGGTTCGGCAAAGGCGGCTACGACCGACTCTACCAAGACTCGCGCCAAGGTTCGTTTCCTCAAGTTAGAATTGGCCGCGGCAGAAAAGGCCATGAACCGCCTGCAGGACAGTCTGAACGAAATCGATCAGGCGATGTATGAACCGGCAAAGGCGCCGGCCAGTCTGGTCAATACTTCGATGAGCGACCTGCTTGCCCGACGAGCAGAGGTCAGCGATCAACTGGCAAGGGCCGAAGCGGAATGGCTGGCACTGGGTGAACAGCTGGAAATGTTGGAACCCGCGTAG
- a CDS encoding HupE/UreJ family protein, which translates to MDRAFAYLLACISLAFSPAAFAHLTPNSEVTLSFEKGGISADIVVPAAEYSFASGNEASNESASLRAAQRYLLNRVQVYGPDASRWSAELSQLRFATVSGPEDLLARIRFVAPEDSAAGPVNLHWTVVTAEQPDHFALVNLREGSVTRTIGAVRQASSTIVVERQSSSLSAMANAARLGAIHIISGYDHLLFLMALLLVAPFVAVDGRWAKRRGSRETAIRLLRIVTGFTVGHSVTLIGAGLGNWQLPSAPVELAIAGSVVLTALHAVRPIFPGRETLVAFSFGLIHGLAFATLLAEADLQVSRNLATLAGFNLGIEAVQLAILTVIVPLYIVSMRLPRSPLIRPALGAVIALCGVYWIADRAPLLL; encoded by the coding sequence ATGGATAGGGCGTTTGCATATCTGTTGGCCTGCATATCGCTTGCTTTCTCTCCGGCGGCATTTGCCCACCTCACGCCGAACAGCGAAGTTACGCTGTCTTTCGAGAAGGGTGGCATTTCTGCGGATATCGTCGTCCCCGCGGCCGAATACAGCTTCGCCAGCGGAAACGAGGCAAGCAATGAGTCCGCCTCTCTCAGGGCTGCGCAACGCTATCTCCTCAATCGAGTGCAGGTCTATGGGCCGGATGCCAGCCGTTGGTCTGCCGAACTTAGCCAGCTTCGCTTCGCGACGGTTTCGGGCCCCGAAGACTTGCTGGCGCGGATCCGGTTCGTTGCGCCCGAGGACAGTGCAGCAGGGCCGGTCAACTTGCACTGGACCGTTGTCACCGCGGAACAACCCGACCATTTCGCGCTGGTGAATTTGCGCGAGGGCAGTGTGACCCGAACGATCGGCGCAGTCCGTCAGGCAAGCTCGACCATCGTTGTCGAACGGCAGTCCTCATCCTTATCGGCGATGGCAAATGCCGCAAGGCTGGGCGCGATACACATCATTTCTGGCTATGATCATTTGCTTTTCCTGATGGCGCTACTTCTCGTAGCGCCGTTCGTTGCCGTGGATGGTCGTTGGGCAAAACGGCGCGGCTCCCGAGAGACGGCCATCCGCTTGTTGCGGATCGTCACCGGTTTCACCGTGGGGCATTCGGTCACGCTGATCGGGGCGGGCCTGGGAAACTGGCAATTGCCTTCGGCACCGGTCGAACTTGCCATTGCCGGTTCGGTCGTCCTTACCGCGCTTCATGCCGTGCGACCGATCTTCCCCGGTCGCGAAACGTTGGTAGCGTTCTCCTTTGGCCTCATTCATGGGCTGGCATTCGCCACCCTGCTTGCTGAAGCCGATCTTCAGGTGTCACGAAATCTGGCGACTTTGGCGGGTTTCAATTTGGGCATCGAGGCAGTGCAACTGGCCATCCTGACGGTCATCGTGCCGCTCTATATTGTCAGCATGCGCCTTCCAAGATCGCCCTTGATCAGACCGGCTTTGGGGGCGGTAATAGCATTGTGCGGCGTGTACTGGATCGCTGACCGGGCGCCTCTTCTGCTCTAG
- a CDS encoding glutathione binding-like protein, with the protein MEYLTVAEARERTGLRLVLSAHVPGPWGESAKYIFAMRGVDYQPVAQEVFGANDALHSWTGHRNAPIAMLDKEPPISGWLDLLMLAERLGQGPSLLPQKSEDRALALGLSAEVCAPYGLGWERRLLMLGDRFGMSDPPSDTPALLLAICRRYGYTATAAAVAAERVADILRTLALKLEASGNSPYLVGDRLSVVDIYWACFSNMLAPLSHDVSPMPDGVREAWQAIPPVVIAALAPALLRHRDFIYERHIGLPLDY; encoded by the coding sequence ATGGAATATCTGACCGTTGCGGAGGCACGTGAACGGACAGGCTTGCGCCTGGTTTTGTCGGCACATGTTCCCGGCCCCTGGGGCGAATCGGCAAAATATATATTTGCGATGCGAGGTGTTGACTACCAGCCGGTCGCGCAGGAAGTATTTGGAGCCAACGATGCGCTGCACTCTTGGACAGGGCATAGAAATGCGCCCATTGCAATGCTCGACAAAGAACCGCCGATTAGCGGCTGGCTCGACCTCCTCATGCTCGCCGAACGATTGGGGCAGGGGCCCTCGCTGCTTCCTCAGAAATCGGAAGACAGGGCGCTGGCGTTGGGATTATCCGCTGAAGTTTGTGCGCCCTACGGTCTCGGTTGGGAACGCCGATTGCTGATGCTCGGTGACCGGTTCGGGATGTCGGATCCTCCGTCAGACACGCCTGCACTGCTGCTCGCGATCTGTAGGCGCTATGGTTATACCGCCACGGCAGCCGCAGTTGCAGCGGAACGTGTTGCCGACATTCTCCGCACGCTCGCCCTCAAGTTGGAGGCGTCGGGAAACTCTCCCTATCTGGTCGGCGACCGTTTAAGCGTGGTCGATATCTACTGGGCGTGCTTCTCAAATATGCTTGCACCATTGAGCCATGACGTTTCGCCGATGCCTGACGGAGTGCGAGAGGCATGGCAAGCGATTCCGCCAGTCGTAATAGCGGCATTGGCTCCAGCGCTGCTGAGGCACAGAGACTTTATCTACGAGCGCCACATCGGCCTGCCACTGGACTATTAG
- a CDS encoding LysR family transcriptional regulator — protein sequence MDHWAEIRMFLAVAEGGTVRAAANALSVNHATVIRGVARLEERLGSTLFDKMPSGYRLTEAGAEIVEQARMMESAASRIEAKAFGHDQKVSGVVRLTLPASFATDLLMPSLAMFKAAFPDIALEVIASLELANLGNREADVALRVVVSEDALPETLYGSRLCGFYSAYYCHRLFLQGHTTPAAWLLWHDAPAPTSWQPSGGINVSQTPVRFTETRSQFEAARAGMGITIAPCFLGDADPLLTRVPGGPVSHHGDIWLLTHEDTRRTKRVRLLCDHLRGAILGLAPRLEGRGVRDPLGIGKANAPD from the coding sequence ATGGATCATTGGGCCGAGATTCGTATGTTTCTTGCCGTTGCCGAGGGCGGAACGGTGCGAGCGGCTGCGAATGCGTTATCCGTCAACCATGCAACCGTCATTCGCGGGGTTGCCCGACTCGAAGAACGCCTCGGCTCAACGCTTTTCGATAAGATGCCCTCTGGCTACCGACTGACGGAAGCTGGCGCTGAAATCGTTGAGCAAGCGCGGATGATGGAATCAGCCGCTTCCCGGATTGAAGCGAAGGCATTCGGACACGATCAGAAAGTCTCGGGTGTAGTGCGGCTAACACTCCCCGCCTCTTTTGCTACCGACCTTCTGATGCCTTCGCTTGCAATGTTCAAAGCCGCTTTTCCCGACATAGCACTGGAGGTCATCGCCTCGTTAGAGCTGGCCAATCTAGGGAACAGGGAGGCGGACGTCGCTTTGCGTGTGGTGGTCAGCGAGGACGCGCTGCCAGAAACGCTCTACGGCTCACGTTTATGCGGATTCTACAGCGCTTATTATTGTCACCGCCTGTTTTTGCAGGGCCACACTACCCCGGCAGCATGGTTGCTTTGGCATGACGCGCCAGCCCCCACGAGCTGGCAACCATCCGGTGGAATCAACGTGTCGCAGACCCCGGTCCGCTTTACGGAAACGCGATCCCAATTCGAAGCTGCACGGGCCGGCATGGGAATAACGATCGCCCCTTGCTTTCTCGGTGATGCCGACCCTCTCCTTACCCGCGTTCCAGGAGGTCCGGTGTCGCACCACGGCGACATTTGGCTGCTGACCCATGAAGATACGCGGCGAACAAAGCGCGTCCGCCTTCTGTGTGATCATCTTCGCGGCGCCATACTTGGCTTGGCGCCGCGCCTAGAAGGGCGCGGGGTGAGAGATCCTCTGGGCATTGGCAAAGCAAACGCACCTGATTGA
- a CDS encoding TonB-dependent receptor produces the protein MTGTALAAIALPAVVQAQASEGDIDPEAGEPIVVTGIRESLQSALNRQRNADSLVEVIEAEDIGKLPDQNLAEVLENVTGIQITRSAGVGTGVQIRGTNDNRIEINGVSTVGSGTGRGGISFEDINAAIIASVEVIKAPEAKTIEGSVGGTVNLRTIRPLDLRERIVSARVQGEYSELSGNVKPRLSASFGDNWSTSIGEIGIVFSGSYAEQEATSFRPRVDRDSLVPAGSSVTADGQPGPDFPFLGVGFVNQVLENFEYETTNFAGSLEWKPADNIKLYFDAIVNDQQRTQDSSRVSSSGLTSVLRNNVPDEFETIDFGSLDGVDLGSIQAALVGTYQPNLDVDDDDPNFRISSDTGARITKSRIYRLGTEFETGRFRGRVEASTSRSGSRNPNLSTAINFINPNPLTPLDGTSNDNSVPFRYDLRGGTLAFGIDFDSPYAPTVAQLLDANNYVLDAIAIGDNRTKNREDAFRLDGSLDLDGLTPFFTSFDVGYRYNDTSNRFDLIRSIFDTGIIAESPNGALFEELLVAGPDNFGDFDNRDLAFRDFLIIDPNRSFSDPEGTLAILRDALATTAGSIGDPVADPSGFFRIKEATHSVYGQLNFETGPFRGNAGVRWVSTKISSFGNNVAGGVVTPITAGGGYEAWLPRVNVAADLTNDLVFRASYGEDINRPKFDDLSLSVNFPTGPNNAVSIGNPNLAPENVSSYDASLSWYFAPASLLSVGVFHKKRTNLFVTQVEDVEVDENGYRDITPPCEGGGIYNPLPDRNVLSPTVGNGLCVPIQTIINDTGSTTQTGIEVAFQYDLSQFEDVLGFASGFGVLANYTYQKFGGGEATNSSSTRGSDIFAAASPGISVPVTAVQGLLDFSKHAYNVTLYYEKFGLSARARYTWRDAFRTLDTAGGATLNSTYGFPVVTAARGQLNGSINYDLTPWMNIGVEGVNLTKSKITQYCVNESAIVCFQGMPDRRITFGATMKL, from the coding sequence ATGACGGGGACTGCATTGGCGGCGATTGCGCTGCCTGCGGTCGTTCAGGCCCAGGCATCAGAGGGAGATATCGATCCCGAGGCGGGCGAGCCAATCGTTGTCACCGGCATTCGTGAATCGTTACAAAGCGCGCTTAATCGGCAGCGCAACGCCGACAGCCTCGTCGAAGTCATCGAAGCGGAAGATATCGGCAAACTGCCCGATCAGAACCTGGCCGAAGTTCTTGAAAACGTAACGGGAATTCAGATCACGCGCAGCGCGGGCGTTGGAACCGGGGTTCAGATCCGCGGCACCAACGATAACCGTATCGAGATAAACGGCGTATCCACCGTTGGTTCGGGGACGGGGCGTGGCGGAATCAGCTTTGAGGACATCAACGCGGCCATCATCGCATCGGTCGAAGTTATCAAGGCGCCCGAGGCGAAGACTATCGAGGGGTCGGTCGGCGGTACCGTAAACCTGCGCACCATTCGCCCGCTCGACCTCCGCGAGCGTATCGTCAGCGCTCGCGTTCAAGGCGAGTACAGTGAATTGTCAGGCAATGTGAAGCCTCGTCTATCGGCAAGTTTTGGCGATAATTGGTCAACCAGTATCGGTGAAATTGGCATAGTCTTCTCGGGAAGCTATGCCGAGCAGGAAGCGACGTCGTTCCGGCCGCGCGTTGATCGAGATAGCCTGGTCCCGGCAGGGAGCTCGGTCACGGCCGATGGCCAACCCGGTCCCGATTTTCCGTTTCTTGGCGTTGGCTTCGTCAATCAGGTGCTTGAGAATTTCGAGTACGAGACAACGAACTTCGCGGGTTCGCTCGAATGGAAACCGGCGGACAACATCAAGCTGTATTTCGATGCGATCGTAAACGATCAGCAACGCACGCAGGACAGTTCGAGGGTCAGCTCGTCCGGTTTAACTTCGGTCCTTCGCAACAATGTTCCTGACGAGTTCGAGACGATCGATTTCGGATCGCTTGACGGTGTCGATCTCGGCTCGATCCAGGCCGCGCTGGTGGGGACATACCAACCCAATCTCGACGTTGACGACGACGATCCGAACTTTCGCATCTCAAGCGATACTGGCGCCCGTATAACCAAGAGCCGTATCTACAGGCTTGGTACGGAATTTGAAACGGGACGTTTTCGTGGGCGGGTCGAAGCGTCTACATCGCGTTCGGGCTCGCGCAATCCCAACTTGAGCACTGCGATCAATTTCATCAATCCCAATCCGCTGACCCCGCTGGACGGCACAAGCAACGATAACAGCGTCCCCTTCCGCTATGACCTTCGGGGCGGAACGCTGGCGTTCGGGATCGACTTCGATTCGCCCTATGCGCCGACCGTCGCGCAGCTTCTCGATGCGAACAACTACGTTCTCGACGCGATTGCCATCGGCGACAACAGGACCAAAAACCGCGAAGACGCCTTCCGTCTCGACGGTTCGCTCGACCTGGATGGGCTGACGCCGTTTTTCACTTCGTTCGATGTCGGGTATCGTTACAACGACACCTCCAACCGTTTCGATCTGATCCGGTCCATTTTCGACACCGGCATCATCGCGGAAAGCCCCAACGGCGCTCTTTTTGAAGAGCTTCTGGTGGCCGGGCCGGACAATTTCGGCGATTTCGACAATCGCGATCTGGCCTTCCGCGATTTTCTGATCATCGATCCCAACAGGTCGTTTTCCGACCCGGAAGGTACGCTTGCGATTTTGCGTGACGCGCTGGCCACGACGGCCGGATCGATCGGCGATCCCGTGGCAGATCCTTCGGGCTTTTTCAGGATCAAGGAAGCAACCCATTCGGTTTACGGTCAGCTAAACTTTGAAACGGGCCCGTTTCGCGGCAATGCCGGCGTACGCTGGGTTTCCACGAAGATTTCGTCCTTCGGCAACAATGTCGCTGGCGGTGTCGTTACCCCAATCACGGCTGGGGGAGGGTATGAAGCGTGGCTACCCCGGGTCAACGTGGCGGCGGACCTGACGAACGATCTGGTCTTTCGCGCCAGCTATGGGGAAGACATCAACCGACCCAAATTCGATGATCTGTCGCTGTCGGTTAATTTCCCGACCGGGCCCAACAATGCGGTGTCGATCGGCAACCCCAATCTCGCCCCCGAGAATGTATCGTCCTACGATGCCTCGCTTTCATGGTACTTCGCACCGGCCTCCCTCCTCAGCGTGGGTGTTTTCCATAAAAAGCGCACCAATCTGTTCGTAACGCAAGTCGAGGATGTCGAGGTCGACGAGAACGGCTACCGCGACATCACGCCGCCTTGCGAGGGCGGGGGTATCTACAACCCGCTGCCTGATCGCAACGTGTTGTCGCCCACTGTCGGAAACGGCCTTTGCGTTCCGATCCAGACGATCATCAACGATACGGGAAGCACCACGCAGACCGGCATCGAAGTCGCTTTCCAGTACGATCTTTCGCAGTTCGAGGACGTTCTCGGGTTTGCGTCGGGCTTTGGCGTTCTGGCCAATTACACGTATCAGAAGTTCGGCGGTGGAGAGGCAACCAACAGTTCCTCTACGCGCGGTTCGGACATCTTTGCGGCGGCAAGTCCGGGAATCTCGGTACCGGTTACGGCGGTTCAGGGCCTGCTCGATTTTTCCAAGCATGCCTATAACGTGACGCTCTATTACGAAAAGTTCGGCCTGTCGGCACGGGCGCGCTATACTTGGCGCGATGCGTTTCGCACGCTTGACACTGCGGGTGGCGCAACCCTGAACAGCACGTATGGCTTCCCCGTGGTGACTGCGGCCCGCGGTCAGTTGAACGGCAGCATCAATTACGACCTTACGCCGTGGATGAACATCGGGGTGGAAGGCGTGAACCTGACCAAGTCGAAGATCACGCAATACTGCGTGAACGAAAGCGCGATCGTGTGTTTTCAGGGGATGCCCGACCGCCGCATCACCTTCGGCGCGACCATGAAGCTTTAG